In the genome of Streptomyces sp. NBC_00259, the window CCAAGGCCGACGCAGACCGGCAGCCCGGTGGTGGCACGGGTGCGCCGGACCAGGTCCTGGGCCTGGGCGCCGACGGACTCACGCGTTCCGGTGACGCCCATCAGCGAGGCTGCGTAGACGAAGCCGGAACCCGCCGCCGTGATCTCGCCGAGCCGTGCGTCCTTGCTGCTCGGCGCGACCACGAAGACCGTGGCGAGGCCGTGCTTCTCGGCGTGCTCGCGCCATACGGCGGACTCCTGGACGGGCAGGTCGGGCAGGATGCAGCCCGCGCCGCCCGCCTCGGCGAGCTCGGCGGTGAAGCGCGCGATGCCGTAGCGGTCGATGGGGTTCCAGTACGTCATCACGAGGACCGGCTTGCCCGTGGCCTCGTGTGCCTCGCGGACCGTGCGCATGACGTCGGCGATCCTGACGCCGCCGCGCAGGGCGATGTCGTCGGCCGTCTGGATGACGGGACCGTCGAGGACGGGGTCGGAGTGCGGCAGGCCGACCTCCACGACATCGGCGCCGCCGTCGAAGACGGCCCTGATCGCCTCGATGCCGCCGTCCACGGTCGGGAAGCCGGCCGGGAGGTAGGCGATGAGCGCGGCCCGGTTCTCGGACTTCGCCTGCGCCAGGGTGTCGTTCAGCAGCTGGATGTTCCCGCTCACTTGGCGTCCCCCTCGATCTCGGCGACCTCGCCGGCCGCGTCCGCCTCGACGGCCGAGGCGGCTTCCTCGTCGTACAGCCCGAAGTAGCGGGCAGCCGTGTCCATGTCCTTGTCCCCGCGGCCGGACAGATTGACGATGATCAGTCCGTCCTTGCCCAGCTCCTTGCCGAGCTCCAGGGCTCCGGCGAGCGCGTGCGCGGACTCGATCGCCGGGATGATGCCCTCCGTGCGGGAGAGCAGCCGCAGCGCCTGCATCGCGGCGTCGTCGGTGACGGCCCGGTACTCGCCGCGTCCGCTGTCCTTGAGGTACGAGTGCTCCGGGCCGATGCCCGGGTAGTCGAGCCCCGCCGAGATCGAGTACGGCTCGGTGACCTGGCCCTCGTCGTCCTGGAGGACGTAGCTGCGCGAGCCGTGCAGGATGCCGGGCTCGCCCGCGGTCAGCGTGGCCGCGTGCTCGCCGGTCTCGACGCCGTGGCCCGCGGGCTCGCAGCCCACCAGCCGTACGCCGGTGTCCGGGATGAAGGCGTGGAAGAGGCCGATGGCGTTGGAGCCGCCGCCGACGCAGGCCACGGCCGCGTCCGGGAGGCGGCCCGCGCGCTCCAGGATCTGGCGGCGTGCCTCGACGCCGATGACGCGGTGGAAGTCGCGGACCATGGCCGGGAAGGGGTGCGGGCCCGCGACCGTGCCGAAGAGGTAGTGCGTGTGGTCGACGTTGGCGACCCAGTCGCGGAAGGCCTCGTTGATGGCGTCCTTGAGCGTGCGACTGCCGGACTTCACGGGGACGACCTCGGCGCCGAGCATGCGCATCCGGGCGACGTTCAGCGCCTGGCGCTGTGTGTCGATCTCGCCCATGTAGATGGTGCAGTCGAGGCCGAAGAGGGCGCAGGCGGTCGCGGTGGCGACGCCGTGCTGGCCGGCGCCGGTCTCGGCGATGACGCGGGTCTTGCCCATGCGCCTGGTGAGCAGGGCCTGGCCCAGCACGTTGTTGATCTTGTGCGAGCCGGTGTGGTTGAGGTCCTCCCGCTTGAGGAAGACGCGTGCGCCGCCCGCGTGTTCGGCGAAGCGGGGCACCTCCGTCAGGGCGCTGGGCCGGCCGGTGTAGTGGACGAGCAGATCGTCGAGCTCGGCGGCGAAGGCCGGGTCGGACTTGGCCTTGTCGTACTCGACGGCCACCTCGTCGACCGCGGCGACGAGCGCCTCGGGGATGAACTTGCCGCCGAAGTCGCCGAAGTAGCCGGCCGCGTTCGGCACCTGGCCCTCGGGATCGGGGATGAAGTAATCGCTGGGCATGCCAGAACTCCTCATGAGCGTGAAAGCAGAAGAGAAATGAGGGTGATGACGTCGGATCGCTGAGCGGGTCGCTCAGCGACGCCATCGCATGCCGTTGACCTGGCCGGGCTCGTCCCCGATGACGTACCTGACCCGCCGTCCGTGCACCCGCCGGGCCGGGGCGCGGCAGCCGCGAGGGCGGCAGCCGCGCGCCAGCGGGGCGTGCGGCACGCGCGCCGTCGTACCGGCCGGGCGAAGGCTCGGCCGGGCGGACGGTACGCGGCGCAGGACGGTGGTCATGGGGAGGGTCAGTCCCTCCCGTGCCGCAGGGCCGGGTGGGCGCCGGCGGCGACCAGATCGGCCACGGCGGCCTTGGGGTCGCGTCCGGTGACCAGCGACTCGCCGACGAGGACCGCGTCGGCGCCGGCATTGGCGTACGCGATCAGGTCGTGCGGGCCGCGGACGCCGGACTCGGCGATCTTGACGACGCCTGCGGGGATCTCGGGTACGACCCGTTCGAACGTGGAACGGTCGACCTTGAGGCTCTTGAGGTCGCGCGCGTTGACACCGATGATCTTGGCTCCGGCGTCCACGGCCCGCTCGACCTCGTCCTCGTCATGGACCTCGACGAGCGGGGTGAGACCGATCGACTCTGCGCGCTCGATCAGCGAGACCAGGGCCTCCTGGTCGAGCGCGGCGACGATCAGCAGCACGAGGTCCGCGCCGTAGGCACGGGCCTCCCACAGCTGGTACGACGTGACGATGAAGTCCTTGCGGAGCACCGGGATGTCCACCCGGGCCCGCACGGCTTCCAGGTCCGCGAGCGAGCCGCCGAAGCGGCGCTGTTCGGTGAGGACGGAGATGACGGCCGCGCCGCCCGCCTCGTAGTCGGCGGCGAGTGCGGCCGGGTCGGCGATCGCGGCGAGCGCGCCCTTGGAGGGGCTGGAGCGCTTCACCTCGCAGATGACCTTCACACCCTCGCCGCGCAGCGCGGCGACGCCGTCCTTGGCCTGGGGCGCCTTGGCGGCACGCTCCTTGAGCTCGTCGAGGCTGACCCGCGCCTGCCGCTCTGCGAGGTCGGCGCGTACGCCTTCGATGATCTCGTCGAGCACACTCACGCGAGCGGCCCCCTTCCGAGAGGTAGATGGTGGATCACTGTCAGCAATCCCGATGGTATCCGGCTGAGGGCGAAGGCCTCGCATCCGGTTGACGTCCGTCCCACTACCTGGGACTTCGTCCTGAGGGTCATGGTGCGAGCACCGAGCCGAACGGCAGGTTCCGGACAACCGTGAAGAGCGCCAGAACCGCGCCGAGACCCCACCACCAGCCGGGCCCGAGCGCAATCCGCACCGGTCTTGCACGGACCGCCTGGACGAGCCATGCGGTCCAGAGAACGGCGAAGATCCCGTATCCGGCGACGGCGAGGGCGTTGGCACCGAAGGCGGTGCCCAGGTCGCCGTGGATGAAGGCGTGGGCGCTGCGCAGGCCGCCGCAGCCCGGGCAGTAGATCCCGGTGAACCGCAGCAGCGGACAGACCGGGTAGTGGCCCGGCTCGTTCGGGTCGACCGCGCCGACGTACGCGAAGGCCGCGGCGACGACGGCGATCGTTCCCAGCGGCGCGGCGAGCCGTCGCGACAGGGGTGCGGGGGTGGTGGCTGTGATGGCGTCCACCTCGTGATTGTCCCCCGCTCATGGGTAGAGGCGCAGCCCGGGCTCGCCGGGCTGCGCCTCTACGGAGCGACGGGTGCGGTCAGGAGGCCGTGGCCTCGGCCGGCACGGGCTGCGCGGCGGCCTGCGTACGGGCCAGGACGGGGCTCTCCTTCAGGCCGAGACCGGCGGCCTTCATCGCGGCGCCGACGACACCGCCGAGCAGGGTCACGCCCATTCCGGCCCAGAAGCCGAGCGGGTTGGCCGCCACCATGAACACTCCTGCGATGCAGAAGCCGATGACGGAGATGGTGACACCGGTCCAGGCGGCCGGGGTGTGTCCGTGGCTGCTGCCCGCCATGAGTTGCTCCTCGTTGGTGTTGCGCTGTGGGGTGAGCCGGGGGCTCGTGTTCCATTGTCCCGTACCGGAAGGGGTGCCGGGACGTGGGGGTCGTCACTGATCGCGGGTGTCACAGGCCGCGGGTGTCACCGGTCCCCGGTGGGGTCCTCACCTCGGTCGAGGGCCTTCCACAGTTCCTCGGGGCGGTCCGGGTCGGCCGCGGGACGGCCCTTGCTCGCGCCCCCGCCCGCGCCCTCGCGCTCGTACCGCCCGGACATCGCGGGCCAGGCGGACCCGTACCGCAGGGCGAGCAGTCCGGCGAGGAGGATCAGCAGTCCGGCGGCGGCGGTGACGTACGGCCAGGCGGTGTGCGTGAGGGCGTCGACGCTCGTGACGGTGCCGCTCGTGGTCTGCCGGGCCTGCTCGTCGAGCGCCGCGCTGTCGGAGGCGCCCAGGAAGGCGGAGGCCGCCGCGCCCGCGCCGCTCAGCGCCAGCAGCGCGGAGACGAGGACGCGGCCCGTGCGGCGGACCGCGAAGACGGCGACGAGGGCGGCCAGGCCGACGACGGCGAGGGCCGCCGGAAGCCCGGTGACGTCCCGGCCGTCCGCCTCCAGCGGCACACTGCCCGCGCCGACGGCGGCCGCGCCCTCGGCCCAGGTCTGCCCGGAGGCGAGGAGCACCACGGCGGCGCCGACGGCGCCGAGGAACAGTGCGGCGGCGAGGCTGCGCCGGCCGCCGGCGGCGGTCGCGGCGGCCTCTGCGGTCTCGGTACGGGGCTGGGGTACGGGAACAGCACTCACGCCCCCCACTATCCCTTACGCGTTCGGTTCCCGTTCAGCCGGTTCGCGGTGTGCACGGCACGGAGCACGGCGGCCGCCTTGTTGCGGCATTCGGTGTCCTCGGCGACCGGGTCGGAGTCGGCCACGATCCCCGCTCCGGCCTGCACGTACGCGGTGCCGTCGCGCAGCAGGGCGGTGCGGATGGCGATCGCGGTGTCGGAGTTGCCCGCGAAGTCGAGATAGCCGACGCAGCCGCCGTACAGTCCGCGCCGGGAGGGCTCCAGCTCCTCGATGATCTGCATGGCGCGGGGCTTCGGGGCGCCGGACAGCGTGCCGGCGGGGAAGCAGGCGGTCAGCACGTCGAAGGCGGTACGGCCCGCGGCGACCGTGCCGGTGACGGTCGAGACGATGTGCATGACGTG includes:
- the trpA gene encoding tryptophan synthase subunit alpha; its protein translation is MSGNIQLLNDTLAQAKSENRAALIAYLPAGFPTVDGGIEAIRAVFDGGADVVEVGLPHSDPVLDGPVIQTADDIALRGGVRIADVMRTVREAHEATGKPVLVMTYWNPIDRYGIARFTAELAEAGGAGCILPDLPVQESAVWREHAEKHGLATVFVVAPSSKDARLGEITAAGSGFVYAASLMGVTGTRESVGAQAQDLVRRTRATTGLPVCVGLGVSGAEQAAEVAGFADGVIVGSAFVKRLLDAEDHAAGIAAVRALAGDLAAGVRKR
- a CDS encoding DUF2752 domain-containing protein, whose product is MDAITATTPAPLSRRLAAPLGTIAVVAAAFAYVGAVDPNEPGHYPVCPLLRFTGIYCPGCGGLRSAHAFIHGDLGTAFGANALAVAGYGIFAVLWTAWLVQAVRARPVRIALGPGWWWGLGAVLALFTVVRNLPFGSVLAP
- the trpC gene encoding indole-3-glycerol phosphate synthase TrpC, translated to MSVLDEIIEGVRADLAERQARVSLDELKERAAKAPQAKDGVAALRGEGVKVICEVKRSSPSKGALAAIADPAALAADYEAGGAAVISVLTEQRRFGGSLADLEAVRARVDIPVLRKDFIVTSYQLWEARAYGADLVLLIVAALDQEALVSLIERAESIGLTPLVEVHDEDEVERAVDAGAKIIGVNARDLKSLKVDRSTFERVVPEIPAGVVKIAESGVRGPHDLIAYANAGADAVLVGESLVTGRDPKAAVADLVAAGAHPALRHGRD
- the trpM gene encoding tryptophan biosynthesis modulator TrpM, which gives rise to MTTVLRRVPSARPSLRPAGTTARVPHAPLARGCRPRGCRAPARRVHGRRVRYVIGDEPGQVNGMRWRR
- the trpB gene encoding tryptophan synthase subunit beta, whose translation is MPSDYFIPDPEGQVPNAAGYFGDFGGKFIPEALVAAVDEVAVEYDKAKSDPAFAAELDDLLVHYTGRPSALTEVPRFAEHAGGARVFLKREDLNHTGSHKINNVLGQALLTRRMGKTRVIAETGAGQHGVATATACALFGLDCTIYMGEIDTQRQALNVARMRMLGAEVVPVKSGSRTLKDAINEAFRDWVANVDHTHYLFGTVAGPHPFPAMVRDFHRVIGVEARRQILERAGRLPDAAVACVGGGSNAIGLFHAFIPDTGVRLVGCEPAGHGVETGEHAATLTAGEPGILHGSRSYVLQDDEGQVTEPYSISAGLDYPGIGPEHSYLKDSGRGEYRAVTDDAAMQALRLLSRTEGIIPAIESAHALAGALELGKELGKDGLIIVNLSGRGDKDMDTAARYFGLYDEEAASAVEADAAGEVAEIEGDAK
- a CDS encoding HGxxPAAW family protein, whose protein sequence is MAGSSHGHTPAAWTGVTISVIGFCIAGVFMVAANPLGFWAGMGVTLLGGVVGAAMKAAGLGLKESPVLARTQAAAQPVPAEATAS
- a CDS encoding TIGR02234 family membrane protein, encoding MSAVPVPQPRTETAEAAATAAGGRRSLAAALFLGAVGAAVVLLASGQTWAEGAAAVGAGSVPLEADGRDVTGLPAALAVVGLAALVAVFAVRRTGRVLVSALLALSGAGAAASAFLGASDSAALDEQARQTTSGTVTSVDALTHTAWPYVTAAAGLLILLAGLLALRYGSAWPAMSGRYEREGAGGGASKGRPAADPDRPEELWKALDRGEDPTGDR